The following nucleotide sequence is from Streptomyces pactum.
GGTGGGCACGTCGAACTCGTAGTTCTCGTAGCCGCAGTAGGGCCGGGACTTGCGCAGGTCGTGCGGGAGCCCGGTGGCGCGCAGTATCGGCCCGGTGATGCCCAGCGCCATGCACCCGGCCAGGTCGAGGTGGCCGACGTTCTGGGTGCGCCCCTTGAAGATGGGGTTGCCGCTGGCGAGCTTGTCGTACTCGGCGAGGTTCTTCCGCATCTTCTTCACGAAGGCCCGCACCTGGTCCACGGCGCCCGGGGGCAGGTCCTGGGCGAGGCCGCCGGGGCGGACGAAGGCGTGGTTCATCCGCAGCCCGGTGATCAGCTCGAACAGGTCCAGGACCATCTCCCGGTCCCGGAAGCCGGTGAACATCACGGTGATGGCGCCGAGCTCCATGCCGCCGGTGGCGGCGTAGACCAGGTGCGAGGAGATCCGGTTGAGCTCCATGAGCATGACGCGGATGACCGAGGCCCGCTCGGGGATCTGGTCCTCGATGCCCAGCAGCCGCTCCACGCCGAGGCAGTAGGCCACCTCGTTGAAGAACGGCGTCAGGTAGTCCATGCGCGTGACGAAGGTGGTGCCCTGCGTCCAGTTCCGGTATTCGAGGTTCTTCTCGATGCCGGTGTGCAGGTAGCCGATCCCGCAGCGGGCCTCGGTGACCGTCTCGCCGTCGATCTCCAGGATGAGCCGGAGCACGCCGTGGGTGGACGGGTGCTGCGGACCCATGTTGACCACGATCCGCTCGTCGTCGGACCGGGCCGCGGCGGCGACGACCTCGTCCCAGTCGCCGCCGGTGACCGTGTAGACGGGTCCCTCGGTGGTCTCCCGCGCGGGAGCGGGGGCCGGCCTGGTCGATGAGTTCGGGGAAGACATCAGCTGTACGACCTCCGCTGGTCGGGCGCCGGGATCTCGGCGCCCTTGTACTCGACGGGGATGCCGCCGAGTGAGTAGTCCTTGCGCTGCGGGTGGCCCTGCCAGTCGTCGGGCATCATGATCCGGGTGAGCGACGGATGGCCGTCGAAGACCAGGCCGAAGAAGTCGTAGGTCTCCCGCTCGTGCCAGTCGTTGGTCGGGTAGACCGAGACGATCGACGGGATGTGCGGGTCCCGGTCGGGCGCGGTCACCTCCAGCCGGATCAGCCGGTTGTGGGTGATCGACCGCAGGTGGTAGACGGCGTGCAGCTCCCGGCCGGTGTCGCCGGGGTAGTGCACCCCGCTCACCCCGGTGCAGATCTCGAAGCGCAGCGCGGGGTCGTCGCGCAGGGTGCGGGCCACCTGCGGCAGGTGTTCGCGGGCGATGTGGAAGGTCAGCTCGTCGCGGTCCACCACGGTCTTCTCGATGACCTCGCCGGGCACCAGCCCCTGTTCCTCCAGGGCGCCTTCGAGCTCGTCGGCGATCTCGTCGAACTCCCCGTACGCGTCCCGGGAGCGCGGGCCCCCGTACGGGCGGGTGGCCGGGCCGGGCATCCGGATGCCCCGCACCAGCCCGCCGTAGCCCGAGGTGTCGCCGCCGTTGTTGGCGCCGAACATGCCCTGCTGCACGCGGATGGTCTCGCCCCGGTCACCGCGCTGGCCCGGCAGGTTCTGCGCGTTGAGGTCCTGCTCGGGGTTGACCCCGCCGGGGCCCGGGTCGTGGGTGCTGGAGTCATTCACCGCAGCAGCCCCTTCATCTCGATGGTCGGGAGCGCCTTGAGCGCCGCTTCCTCCGCCTCGCGGGCCGCGCGTACGCGGTTGACGCCGAGCTTCTCGTCGCGGATCTTCTCGTGCAGCTTGATGATCGCGTCGAGCAGCATCTCGGGGCGGGGCGGACAGCCGGGCAGATAGATGTCCACCGGCACGATGTGGTCCACGCCCTGCACGATCGCGTAGTTGTTGAACATGCCGCCGGAGGAGGCGCACACGCCCATCGCGATCACCCACTTGGGGTTCGGCATTTGGTCGTAGACCTGGCGGAGCACCGGGGCCATCTTCTGGCTCACCCGCCCGGCGACGATCATCAGATCGGCCTGGCGGGGGGAGCCACGCCAGACCTCCATGCCCCAGCGCGCCATGTCGTAGCGCCCGGCGCCGGTGGCCATCATCTCGATCGCGCAGCACGCGAGCCCGAAGGTGGCGCCGAAGACCGAGGACTTGCGGGCCAGACCGGCCGCGTTCTCCACCGTGGTGAGCAGGAACCCGCTCGGCAGTTTCTCTTCGATACCCATCCGATGTGCCCTCTCTCCCTTGAGCTCCGCTCCGGCCGTTCGCCCCTAGTCCCACTCCAGGCCGCCGCGGCGCCAGACGTAGGCGTAGGCGACGAAGACGGTGAGGACGAAGAGGAGCATTTCCACGAGTCCGAACAGCCCCAGGGCGTCGAAGGTGACGGCCCACGGGTAGAGGAAGACGATCTCGATGTCGAAGACGATGAAGAGCATCGCCGTCAGGTAGTACTTGATCGGGAAGCGCCCGCCGCCGGCCGGCTGCGGGGTCGGCTCGATGCCGCATTCGTAGGCTTCGAGCTTGGCCCGGTTGTAGCGCTTGGGGCCGACGATCGACGCCATGAAGACGGAGAAGATCGCGAAACCGGCCCCGAGGGCTCCCAGTACGAGGATGGGCGCGTATGCGTTCACCGTCCTCGCTCCCTTCGTCGACGATGACTGTGGGGTTCCCCCGGCCCGAGGCGGGGGGTGGACTGCACCAGGCAGGCTCACCACCGCACACAGATCGTGGTTATGTGAGGCAGTTCACAAGCCCGATTCGCCTGCATCCTATGCCTGTCGTCCTGTGATCTGCGACACGGGGTACAGGAACGGCTTTGTGATCTCCACCACCTGACGAAGGATCATGAAGTCGTATGAGCGGTTATCTACACACGCAAAGCGTTCGACTGATCACCAGAAGTGATATTTGGAGCCGTCGACGCTGGTCACGGCGGTCTGGCATTATCAAGGAATCCCTGCTACCGCAAATTGGCGCGGAACGTCGTCAACTGATAAAGGAGATCCGCTCGTACGAGGGAGAGCCCGGCGGCGGGCCGGGGCCGGGCGGTGGGCGGAGCGGGCCGGGCGACGGTCCGGCGGCGACCGCGGACCGGCCGTCGCCGGCCGCTCGCCGGTCGCCGCCCGGCCGGGGCCGCTCGCGGCGGCTCGTGAAGCGGTGCACACGGCACGGCACGGTGGCGGCGGGGCGAGAGGCCGGTCGTGCACACGGGGCCGCCGGCTCGACGGGACGGACGGCCGATGCGGGGCGAAAGGCCACCGGCGCGGCGGCAGGGTCCACGCGGGACGGCGCGATGCGGGATGCCCCGGGGACGGCGTGGCGCGGGGCGGGCCGGGGCGGGAACGGTATGGCGCGGTACGGGGCGGTTCGGCGGGAGTGGTCCGGGCGGGCGGCCACGGGAGGGCGGCGCCCGGGAGGCGGATCGCGAGCGTCCGGAACGGGGCGCCGGCAACGTGACGTATCCCACGCTCACACTACTTGTCTATCTCGATTTCCCAGGAAACCTTGGTGCGCCGCTCGAAAAGGTGATAGGGCCCCGAGTGTGGCGCCCAAGGTCGCAAACGCCATGCGTATGCACATGATCGAGGATTTCGGACAGCGGCGGACCGCCACCGTTTCGCGGTGAGGAGCCGGAATTTAGGGCGCGTACACGCCAAGTGTGGCGCACGTCACGTTTGTTGATCTCAACGCACACGCCCTGATAGCCGTGTACCCATGTCCCCTGTCGCACACATACCCAGCCACCGGAAGCCCCGCCGTACCGCGTCCTCGACGCGGGCACTCCGAGCCGGGGTGACCGGTGGCATTCTCAGCCTCGCGGTGGCCGGCACCACGATGCAGGCCACCGCCGCCGAGCCGGCCGCGGCCGAGTCCACGCTGGAGATGCCGACCGTCAGCGACGCGCTGACGGACACGGCCGCGAAGACCGCCGCGGCCACCGAGGAAGCGGCATTCGGTTACGAGCTGCAGGCACAGCAGGACAAGGCTGCCGCGCAGGCCGCCAAGGACGCCAAGAAGGCGAAGGAAGAGGCCGAGCGGAAGGCCAAGGCCGAGCGGGAGGCCCAGCGGAAGGCCGCCGCCGAGCGGGCCGCGAAGGCCAAGGAGGAGCAGGCCGAGCGCGAGCGGGCGTCCCGGTCGCAGGAGCGCACCTCGCTCAACACCCGGTCGACCGCCGACACCCCGGCCACCAGCAGCGGCACCAGCACCCAGGCCCCCTCCTCGTCCTCCTCCGGCAGCGTCTCCACGCTGCTCAGCTTCCTGCACGCGCAGGTCGGCAAGGCGTACGTGCCGGGCGCGACCGGTCCGTCCTCGTACGACTGCTCCGGGCTGACCCAGACCGCGTTCCGCCAGATCAACATCAGCCTGCCGCGCGTGTCGCAGGACCAGTCGGTGACCGGCACCCAGGTCTCGCTGAGCAACGTCCAGCCGGGCGACATCCTCTACTGGGGAAGCGCCGGCAGCGCCTACCACGTCGCCGTCTACATCGGCGACGGCAAGTTCATCGGTGCCCAGAACTCCGGCACCGGCGTCGTCATCCGGGACATGAGCTACGACATGCCGACCGGGGCCGTCCGCGTCCTGTAGTCACGTCGTCACACAGGTGAGGGCCGTCGCCCCGGTGCTGCCGGGGCGATGGCCCTCCGCCCGTTCCGGGCCCGGCCGAGGACGGGCCGGCGGTCGGGCCCGGCCGCCGGCGGACCGGCGGCCGCGGTGGTCACGAGGCCGCGTAGATCCGCTGCGCGAACTCCGCCACCTCCTCGTCGGTGAGGTGCCGGGCGAGGTCCGCCTCACTGATCATGCCGACCAGCCGCTTGTTGTCGATCACCGGCAGCCGGCGGATGCGGTGCTCCTCCATCTCGTGGAGCACTTCGCTCACATCGGCGTCCGCGTTGATCCAGCGCGGGGTTCCCTTGGCCATGTCGCCCGCGGTCACGGACGCCGGGTCGTGGCCCATCGCCACACACCCGACCACGATGTCGCGGTCGGTCAGGATGCCGCACAGCCGCTCGTTCTCGTCGCTGATCGGCAGGGCTCCGACGTCCAGATCCCGCATCACCTGGGCCGCCCGGTCCAGCGTCTCCCAGCGCGGGATCCACTGGGCGCCCGGATGCATGATGTCTGCGGCGGTGGTCATGTGTTCTGCCTCCTCCAGGGCCCACCGGCGCCTGCCGGGCCCACGGGCCCCTCTCCGGTGTCGCCGCGGCTGCCGCCCACGGCGCCCCTTTCCCATCATCACCACCCCGGCGGGGACACGCGACCGCTGCCGGACGGCGGCGGGCGGAGCCGCTGCCGGGCCACGGCCCGGCGTCCGAAGGGCCCCGGCGCCGGACCCGGGGGCCGGACCCGCCCCGGGCCCTCCCGGGCGCCGGGCCGGGATCGGCCGGGCGGACCCGCCCGGGCCGGACGCGGTCGGGGGCGTGGGCCCCACGCGCACGGCGTCGCGGACGCGTGGGGCGTGGGCGCGACGCGGACGGCGTCGGGGACGCGGTCGGGGGTACGACGCCGACGTGGGCGCGCTGCGGACGGGGCACGGGCGTGGGGTGGTGCGCCCGGAAGCGGCCGCCGAGGGGCTCCGGGGCGGCGGGCGGCGCCCCGGCCGGGGCTCAGGAGCTGGGGGTGATCCTGGTCAGACCGTTGATGATGCGGTCCATCGCGTCGCCGCCGTGCGGGTCGGTGAGGTTCGCCAGCAGCTTCAGCGCGAAGCGCATCAGCATTGGGTGGGTCAGCCCGCGCTCGGCGGCCAGCTTCATCACCTTGGGGTTGCCGATCAGCTTCACGAACGCCCGGCCGAGCGTGTAGTAGCCGCCGTAGGTCTCCTTGATGACCGCCGGGTAGCGCAGCAGCGCCCGCTCGCGCTGGGCGGCGGTGGCCCGGGCGTGTGCCTGGGCGATGACCTCCGCGGCGATGTGGCCGGATTCCATCGCGTACGCGATGCCCTCGCCGTTGAACGGGTTCACCATCCCGCCCGCGTCGCCGACCAGCAGCAGTCCGCGGCTGTAGTGCGGCGTGCGGTTGAAGGCCATCGGCAGGGCGGCGCCGCGGACCGGGCCCGTCATGTTCTCCGGGGTGAACCCCCAGTCCTCGGGCATCGACGCGCACCACGCCTTCAGCACCTCGCGCCAGTCCAGCTCCTTGAACGCGTCGGAGGTGTTGAGCACCCCCAGCCCCACGTTGGAGGTCCCGTCGCCCATGCCGAACACCCAGCCGTAGCCGGGCAGCAGCCGCGGCCGGCTCCCCCGCCGGTCCCACAGCTCCAGCCAGGACTCCAGGTAGTCGTCCTGGTGCCGCGGGGAGGTGAAGTAGGTGCGCACCGCCACGCCCATCGGGCGGTCGTCCCGCCGGTGCAGCCCCATGCCGACGGAGAGCCGGGTGGAGTTGCCGTCGGCCGCCACCACCAGCGGCGCGTGGAAGGTGACCGGGATCTTGTCCTCGCCGAGCCGGGCCCGCACCCCGGTGATCCGGCCGGTGCGGTCGTCCACGAGCGGGCCGCCGACGTTGCACCGCTCGTACAGCCGGGCGCCGGCCTTCTCGGCCTGCCGGGCCAGCTGCTGGTCGAAGTCGTCGCGCTTGCGGACGAGTCCGAAGTCCGGGAAGGAGGCGAGATCCGGCCAGTCGAGCTGGAGCCGGATGCCGCCGGCGACGATGCGCAGGCCCTTGTTCCGCAGCCAGCCCGCCTCCTCGGAGATGTCGATGCCCATCGCCACCAGCTGCTTGGTGGCGCGCGGGGTGAGGCCGTCGCCGCACACCTTCTCGCGCGGGAACGCGGTCTTCTCCAGCAGCAGCACGTCCAGCCCGGCCTTCGCCAGGTGGTACGCCGCGGCGGAACCGGCCGGGCCCGCCCCGACCACGATCACATCGGCGCTCTGCCCGGCGGCGAGGCCCTCGGCCGGCGGACGTGCGGTGGCTGAGGTCTCGCTCACGTAGGTCTCCCGGTGAATCGGTGGCGGATTACCAGACACCCGGCGCGGCCGGGCGGTGACAGCTGCAGTCTAGGGTGCGCCCATGACCGGCGCCGAAAGATCACCGCCCGGTCGGCCCCCTGCCCTCCATGCGGCCCCGGACCGCGGCCCGGGGCCGCATGGAGGCTCCGGGGCCGGAGGCGCGGGAGCCGTACGGGGAGGGCCCGTAGGGGTGCCCGTACGGGCCCTGCCGGGGGTCCCGTCCGTCGGGGCCCCGTAGAGGTCCGTCGGGGGTCCGTAGGGGTGCCCGCGGGGCCGCGGAAGGGCGGAGGAGTGCCCGTGGCGCCGCGGGGGTTCCCGTAGGGGTCGTGAGGGTGCCCGTAAGGCCGTGGGGGTCGGGCGGCAGAGCCGGGCGGGGCGGGAACCCCGGGCGGTCAGGGCTTGGTGCCCCGGTGCAGGGCGACCACCCCGCCGGTGAGGTTCCGCCAGGCGACCCGCGACCAGCCGGCCCGCTGGAGCCGGGCGGCCAGACCGGCCTGGTCGGGCCAGGACCGGATGGACTCGGCGAGGTACACGTACGCCGCGGGGTTGCTGCTCACCGTCCGCGCCACCGGGGGCAGCGCGCGCATCAGGTACTCGGTGTAGACGGTCCGGAACGGCGCCCAGGTGGGCCGGCTGAACTCGCAGACCACGACCCGGCCGCCGGGCCTGGTCACCCGCAGCATCTCGCGCAGCGCGGCGTCCGGGTCCTGGACGTTCCGCAGCCCGAAGGAGATCGTCACCGCGTCGAAGGCGTCGTCGGCGAAGGGCAGCCGGGTCGCGTCGCCGGCGGTGAGCGCCAGCTCCGGGCGGCGGCGCTTGCCCTCCAGCAGCATGCCGAGGGAGAAGTCGCAGGGGACCACGGTGGCCCCGGCGGCGGCGAAGGGCAGCGAGGAGGTACCGGTGCCGGCGGCGAGGTCCAGCACCCGCTCACCGGGCCGCGCCGCCACGGCCCGCGCCACGGCGGTGCGCCACAGACGGGACTGCCCGAGCGAGAGCACATCGTTCATCAGGTCGTATCGGGCGGCCACGTCATCGAACATCGCGGCGACTTCGTGCGGCTGTTTGTCCAGCGTTGCTCGGGTCACTCCCCCATTGTTCACCCCGGGTCCCGCGGTACCGCGCCGGGGCCGCGGAACGCGCCCGGGGCCGCGGCACGGGCCCGGGGCCCGGGCGGGGTCCCGGGCGGGGCCCCGCCCGCGGTCGCCGTTCCCGCGGGCGGTACGGGTGCCGTCCGCGGTCGCCGTTCCGGCGGGAGGTGCGGGTGCCGTCCGCCGGGGACGGGTCCCCGGCGGACGCGGGCGCGGTCGATCGCCACCGCGACCGGGCGGACGGGCGGCGGGTTCACCCCGCGGAGGGCGCGCCGCGCGGTTTCCGTATCACTTCCGCCAGAACAGGTGGTGCGTCACGCCGCTCGGGCTGGGCACCACGTCCCGGTGGAACCGGTCCAGCAGCTCGTCGGGGGAGTCCCAGAGCCGCAGTCCGGATCCGAGCTCCACCGGTGAGACCGCCACGTGCAGGGTGTCCACGAGGTCGGCGTCGAGGAACTCCCGGATGGTGGTGACCCCGCCGCCGAGCCGGACGTCCTTGCCCTGGGCCGCCTCCTTCGCCTGCCGGAGGACGGTGGCCGGGTCTCCGGAGACGAAGTGGAACGTGGTGTCGGAGAGCGTGAACGAAGGCCGCTCGTGGTGGGTCATGACGAACACCGGCGTGCGGAACGGGGGCTCGTCACCCCACCAGCCGCACCACTCGTGGTCCTCCCAGGGCCCGCGCTGCGGCCCGAACTTGTTGCGGCCCATGATCTCGGCGCCGATGTTGCGCGCGTAGTCCCGCGTCAGGTAGTCGTCGAGGCCCCGGCTGCCCCCCGGCTCGGTCCGCATGGGCCAGCTGGCCGTGGCGCCGGCCCACGCGAAGAGCTTCGCGGGATCGACGCCGTGGCCGAACGGGTTCTCGAAGCTCTGGTCCTCACCGGCGGCGATGCCGTCGCTCGAAACGTTGAAATTCTGCACTCTCAGCAGCTGCGCCACGGGGGTGTCTCCTCCTGCGTATCGATGACGGTGATGAGACTCCCCGGGACGCGAGAACTCATCGCTCCCCGGGACCGGCCGGACATCCGGCACCGGGCCGCCGGCGGCGCCAGGGGTCGGACCGCCGGCGCCGGGGCGGCCGGGCCGGCGACGCCGGGGGCCGGGTCAGCGGCGCCGGTACACCAGCCGTCCGTCGAGCACGGTGGCGACGCAGCGGGCCGCACCCGCCCGCAGCAGCGCCGGTTCGTCCGGCACGTCGAAGACCGCGAGGTCGGCACGCCCGCCGACGGCCAGCGGACCGCGGACCGCGGCGGCCAGGTCCGCGGCGTACCGGAACGGGTCGAGCGAGACCCCCGCGGCGGGTTCGGGGGCGCCGTCGGCCGGTACCTCGACGAGGCCGGAGCGGGCGACCGCGGTCCGGACCGCCGGCCGCTCGAACGGTCCCGCCACCGCCGTCGTGCCGTACCCGAGCATCCGCTGGAGGCCCCGGCGGGCACCGGCCCCCCAGCGGGTCGCGGTCATCTCCAGCGCGGCCAGCCGCTCCCCGGTCAGCGGCTCGGTGCCGAGGTCGTCCGCCTCCCGCGGGTCCGGGTGGTAGGCGCGCTCCAGCAGCCGCCGGCCGTGCCACTGCCGCAGGCCGGGGGTGATCAGGCCGGGCCAGCGGCGGACGCGGGCGCCGGGCCGGTCGGCGGCGAGTTCCCGGTACGGGCCGATCGCCGCGATCCGGTCACCGTCGACCAGGACCGCGCCGTCCGGCACGGCGGCCGGGTCGGACGCCCCGCCGGCCGCGGACGGCGGGGCCGCGGTCAGGACGAGGGGGGCGGTGTGCAGGGTCAGCATGGCGGGTCCGCTCGGGCTCCCGGCTCAGCGGGCGCTGACCACCTTCAGCTCCGGGTGCCCCGCCCCGCCTTCGGCCGGGGCGCTGCGTGCCACCCCGCCGCCCTCGATCGCGATGGACGACAGGTGGGAGACGACGCGGTCGTCCACCGGGTCGTTCGCCGGGTCGTCGTGCACCACGAGGTGCTCGTAGGTGGTGGCGCGCTGGGCCGGCACCCGTCCCGCCTTGCGGATCAGGTCGATCAGCTCCAGCCGGTTGGAGCGGTGCCTGGCGCCGGCCGAGGAGACCACGTTCTCCTCCAGCATCACCGAGCCCAGGTCGTCCGCGCCGTAGTGCAGCGACAGCTGGCCGGCCTCCTTGCCGACGGTCAGCCAGGAACCCTGGATGTGCGCGACGTTGTCCAGGAAGAGCCGGGCGACGGCGATCATCCGCAGGTACTCGAAGACGGTGGCCTGCGTCTGCCCCTTCAGGTGGTTGTTCTCCGGCTGGTAGGTGTACGGGATGAAGGCGCGGAAACCGCCGGTGCGGTCCTGCACGTCGCGGATCATGCGGATGTGCTCGATCCGCTCCGCGTTGGTCTCACCGGTGCCCATGAGCATGGTGGAGGTGGACTCCACGCCCAGCCGGTGCGCCGTCTCCATGATCTCCAGCCAGCGCTCGCCGGACTCCTTCAGCGGCGCGATGGCCTTGCGCGGCCGGGCCGGGAGCAGCTCCGCGCCGGCGCCGGCGAAGGAGTCCAGCCCGGCGGCGTGGATGCGCTGGATCGCCTCCTCGACCGACACCTCGGAGATGCGCGCCATGTGCTCGACCTCGGAGGCGCCCAGCGAGTGGATCACCAGCTGGGGGAACTCCTTCTTGATGGCCGAGAAGTGCTTCTCGTAGTACTCGACGCCGAAGTCCGGGTGGTGGCCGCCCTGGAACATGATCTGGGTGCCGCCCAGCTCGACCGTCTCGGCGCAGCGCCGCAGGATGTCGTCGAGATCGCGTGTCCACCCCTTGGCGGTGTCCTTGGGGGCGGCGTAGAAGGCGCAGAACTTGCACGCCGTCACGCACACGTTGGTGTAGTTGATGTTCCGCTCGATGATGTACGTCGCGATGTGCTCGGTGCCCGCGTAGCGGCGCCGGCGCGCGGCGTCGGCTGCGGCGCCCAGGGCGTGCAACGGCGCGTGGCGGTACAGGTCGAGGGCTTCCTCCGGGGTGATCCGGCCACCGGCGGCTGCGCGGTCGAGGACGGACTGCAGGTCGGCGTTCTCGTTCACCGGGGCGTCCCTTTCGGAGCGGTTGCGGACGGACTGACCCAGCGTACGCCAGGGGTGACGGACGTCTGTGGCGGGCCGGGCCCGCCGGACCCCTGCCCGGGGTGCCGGGCCCGGCGGGGCGGGCCGGCCCGCGGACGGGGTCCAGGCGGAGGACCCGGCACCGGCGGGTCCGCGACGGCCCGGGGCGGTTCGCGCGGGGCGGTACGGCGGCGGGACCGAGGCGGCCCGGGGCGGTACGGCGGGCTCCGGAGGGCGCGGGGCGTCAGGGCAGGGGCCCGTCAGGGGCGCGGGATCGTCAGGGGCGCGGGTCCGGGACCAGCCGGCCCGGCCGGGCGGACGGGCGGGCGGGTGCGCGGGTGGCTCAGCCGCCGTCCACGCGGCTGAGCCGGGCGGTGGGCAGGCCCCCGCTCTCGTCCTGGGAGGAGAACCCCAGCCGGCCGTCGTCCAGCCGGGTGAAGGTCACGGTGGCCTCCTCGCCGGTGCAGCCGACGTCCTTGGGGCGGTCCGGGTCCGACCGTTCGAAGCCGGTGATCCGTTCGGAGTTCGCCGAGGTCAGCTTGGCCTCGCTGTAGCAGGTCACGCCCACCGAGAGCACCTTCACGTCGTACCGGACGCGGATCACGTACTCACCGGGGATGCCGGGGCGGATGGTGGCCGTCATGGTGCCGGCGGGCACCCCGCCCCGCTGGGTGACGTCGCCCTTCCAGGTCCCCACGAAGGCCGGGGAGACGGAGGAGGAGGGCCGGGGCCGCTGCCCGCCGGAGCTCGCGGAGTCCTCCGGGTCCGGCTCGCCGCCGCCGGAGGGCGGCTCCGTCGCACTGTCGCCGGGGTCGGGCTTCCCCGTGGCGGGCGGCCGGTCGGTCTTCCCGTCGGCCTGCGGGGTGCCGCCCCCGCCGTGCGGGATCAGGTCGAACACGTACGCCCCGGCGCCCACCACGGCCAGCGCACCGGCCACCGAGAGCACCAGCGAACAGCTCAGCGCCCGTGGCCTGTTGCGTCGGCCCAGCGAGGCGGAGAGGGCTATCCGCCGGCCCGCCGCGCCCTCCGGTTCCCCCTCCGGCGGGGACGGCTCCGGCAGGGGCCCGGCGGGGCGGGCGCCGGCACCGTCCCGGGCGGCGGGAGTGCCCGGGGTGCCGGTGCCGCCCGGGCTTCCGCCGCCGGGGCCGCCCGAGCCGTTCTGGACGACCCCGCCCGGGGAGCCCGGAGTGCCCGTACCGCCGGAACCGCCCGGGGCGCCGGGGCCGCCGGGGCCGTGGACGCCCGGGGCGCCGCCGGCCGGCCACGGGTGCCGCCGGTGGCGGGCCGACATGCCTCGGTCTGCGTCCGCGGGTCACCGGATGCGGTCGGGCGCGGGTCGCCGGCGGCGGACGCGTGGGTACGCCGGTGGCGGCTGCGGGCGGGCCGCCGGGCCGGCTGCCGGAGGTGTCGTACGCGGGGTCCGGCGGGCCGAAGGTGCCGAGGGCGGGGGCGAGGTCCGGATCGAGCGGCCGGGCGGTGCCGGGCGGCTGCGAGCTCCACCGCCGGCCGCCGGGCGGCGGGGTGGCGGCCTCGCCCGGGGACCTGCGGGCCGGGGCGGTTCCCGCGGCGGACGGTCCGGGGACGGGCGGGCCTGGGGCCGGCGGGCGGCCGGGGCGGCGGGCCTCCAGGTCGAGCAGCGCGACCACCTGCCGGCTGACCCGCTCGACCAGCGGCCCGGGCAGCCAGCCGGGACCCAGCAGCGTCGCGGCGCCCGCGGGGGCGACGCGGGCGGCGATCTGCCCGGGCGTGGGACGGCCGGCGGGGTCCTTGGCCAGGCACGCGGTGACCAGCTCGCGCAGTTCCCCGGTGAGGCCGGGGCCGAGCACCGCGTCCTCGTGCACCACCTTGTACAGCAGGGCGGCGGAGCTGTGGCCGGGGAACGGGCCCTCGCCGGTGGCCGCGTACGCCAGGACCGCGCCCAGCGCGAAGACGTCCGTGGCGGCGTCCACCCGCCGGCCGAGGATCTGCTCGGGCGACATGTAGCCGGGTGAACCGAGGGAGGCGCCGGTGGCGGTGAGGGAGACCGTGCCCTCCAGGGCCCGGGCGATCCCGAAGTCGATCAGGCGTGGACCGTCCAGGGTGAGCAGCACGTTGGACGGCTTGACGTCCCGGTGCACCAGCCCGAGGCGGTGGACCGCGGCGAGCGCCTCGGCGAGCCCGGCGGCCAGGGCCCGCACCGAGGGGCCGGGCAGCGGACCGGAGTCCAGTACCGCCTGGCTCAGCGCCGGGCCGGCCACGTACCCGGTGGCCACCCAGGGAATCCGGGCCTCGGGGTCGGCGTCGAGCACCGGCGCGGTCCAGGCGCCGCCGACCCGGCGGGCCGCCTCCACCTCGCGCCGGAAGCGGGCCCGGAACTGCTCGTCCCGCGCGAGGTGCGGGTGCACCGTCTTGACCGCGACCGTCCGTCCGCCGGCGGTACGCCCCACGTAGACGCTGCCCATGCCGCCGGCGCCGAGCCGCCCCAGGAGGCGGTACGGGCCGATCGACTGCGGGTCTTCCGCTCCCAGCGGCTGCATCGCGATGCCTCCCCCTCGACTGCGCCGGTCCAGCTTAGGCGGCGGCCCGGCCGCGGGCCCGGTGGTGCGGAAGACCCGTGCCGGGTGCCGTACCGGTGCCCGCCCGGCCCGCGGCCGGGCGGCGGACCCGCGGCGGGACGGCGGACCCCGCCGCCCCGGAGGGACGCGCCCGCGGGCCCGGCGGACCGGAACCGCGGCCCGGCGCCGGACCGGAACCGCCCGCCCGGCGCCGGGCCGGACGGGTCCGGGCTCAGCC
It contains:
- the nuoD gene encoding NADH dehydrogenase (quinone) subunit D; the encoded protein is MSSPNSSTRPAPAPARETTEGPVYTVTGGDWDEVVAAAARSDDERIVVNMGPQHPSTHGVLRLILEIDGETVTEARCGIGYLHTGIEKNLEYRNWTQGTTFVTRMDYLTPFFNEVAYCLGVERLLGIEDQIPERASVIRVMLMELNRISSHLVYAATGGMELGAITVMFTGFRDREMVLDLFELITGLRMNHAFVRPGGLAQDLPPGAVDQVRAFVKKMRKNLAEYDKLASGNPIFKGRTQNVGHLDLAGCMALGITGPILRATGLPHDLRKSRPYCGYENYEFDVPTADTCDAYGRFLIRVEEMHQSLRIVEQCLDRLRPGPVMVADKKIAWPAQLALGPDGLGNSLDHIKKIMGTSMEALIHHFKLVTEGFRVPPGQAYAAIESPKGELGVHVVSDGGTRPYRVHFRDPSFTNLQSVAAMCEGGQVADVIVAVASIDPVMGGVDR
- a CDS encoding NADH-quinone oxidoreductase subunit C, producing MNDSSTHDPGPGGVNPEQDLNAQNLPGQRGDRGETIRVQQGMFGANNGGDTSGYGGLVRGIRMPGPATRPYGGPRSRDAYGEFDEIADELEGALEEQGLVPGEVIEKTVVDRDELTFHIAREHLPQVARTLRDDPALRFEICTGVSGVHYPGDTGRELHAVYHLRSITHNRLIRLEVTAPDRDPHIPSIVSVYPTNDWHERETYDFFGLVFDGHPSLTRIMMPDDWQGHPQRKDYSLGGIPVEYKGAEIPAPDQRRSYS
- a CDS encoding NuoB/complex I 20 kDa subunit family protein, translated to MGIEEKLPSGFLLTTVENAAGLARKSSVFGATFGLACCAIEMMATGAGRYDMARWGMEVWRGSPRQADLMIVAGRVSQKMAPVLRQVYDQMPNPKWVIAMGVCASSGGMFNNYAIVQGVDHIVPVDIYLPGCPPRPEMLLDAIIKLHEKIRDEKLGVNRVRAAREAEEAALKALPTIEMKGLLR
- a CDS encoding NADH-quinone oxidoreductase subunit A, giving the protein MNAYAPILVLGALGAGFAIFSVFMASIVGPKRYNRAKLEAYECGIEPTPQPAGGGRFPIKYYLTAMLFIVFDIEIVFLYPWAVTFDALGLFGLVEMLLFVLTVFVAYAYVWRRGGLEWD
- a CDS encoding C40 family peptidase; its protein translation is MSPVAHIPSHRKPRRTASSTRALRAGVTGGILSLAVAGTTMQATAAEPAAAESTLEMPTVSDALTDTAAKTAAATEEAAFGYELQAQQDKAAAQAAKDAKKAKEEAERKAKAEREAQRKAAAERAAKAKEEQAERERASRSQERTSLNTRSTADTPATSSGTSTQAPSSSSSGSVSTLLSFLHAQVGKAYVPGATGPSSYDCSGLTQTAFRQINISLPRVSQDQSVTGTQVSLSNVQPGDILYWGSAGSAYHVAVYIGDGKFIGAQNSGTGVVIRDMSYDMPTGAVRVL
- a CDS encoding CBS domain-containing protein, encoding MTTAADIMHPGAQWIPRWETLDRAAQVMRDLDVGALPISDENERLCGILTDRDIVVGCVAMGHDPASVTAGDMAKGTPRWINADADVSEVLHEMEEHRIRRLPVIDNKRLVGMISEADLARHLTDEEVAEFAQRIYAAS
- a CDS encoding geranylgeranyl reductase family protein: MSETSATARPPAEGLAAGQSADVIVVGAGPAGSAAAYHLAKAGLDVLLLEKTAFPREKVCGDGLTPRATKQLVAMGIDISEEAGWLRNKGLRIVAGGIRLQLDWPDLASFPDFGLVRKRDDFDQQLARQAEKAGARLYERCNVGGPLVDDRTGRITGVRARLGEDKIPVTFHAPLVVAADGNSTRLSVGMGLHRRDDRPMGVAVRTYFTSPRHQDDYLESWLELWDRRGSRPRLLPGYGWVFGMGDGTSNVGLGVLNTSDAFKELDWREVLKAWCASMPEDWGFTPENMTGPVRGAALPMAFNRTPHYSRGLLLVGDAGGMVNPFNGEGIAYAMESGHIAAEVIAQAHARATAAQRERALLRYPAVIKETYGGYYTLGRAFVKLIGNPKVMKLAAERGLTHPMLMRFALKLLANLTDPHGGDAMDRIINGLTRITPSS